The DNA sequence ATCGCCATACAGACGGTCTTCTCGTCACAAAACTGGTCGTTGAAGGAGAAGCCCAGGTGGTCGAAGAACTTGCGGCTTGCCGCGGCGTCGGCGACGGGAATATTGACGAACAACATGCGGGACATCGGGGCTCCTCGGTGCATGACGGCGGCATCTCCACCGTTCATCTGTATCGACAACCCGGCGCCCGAAAACTCATCGGCCCACCGCATCGATGAATCCCACACCCGAGACCGTTCCGGACGGCAGGATTGGGGTATGCAATTCACCCAGTGGCTGCACCGTGCCCTGCAGCAGGACCCGAACCGCCCCATCACGATCTACCAGGGCCGGGAACGCACCGTGGAGCAGTTCGCCGACCGTGTCGCCCGGCTGGCCGGGGCACTTCGAGCCCTCGGCGTCCGGCCGGGCGACCGGGTGGGCATGCTCTCGCTGAACTCCGACCGCTACGTCGAATACCTCACCGCGGCGCCGTGGTTGGGTGCTGCGCTGAACGCCGTCAACATCCGCTGGAGCCTTGCCGAGATCGGCTACTCCCTGCGTGAATCCGGCACCCGTGTGCTGTTCGTGGACGACGCATTCAAGGCCGCCGCCGCACCGCTGCGTGCTGCCTGTGCATGCCTGGACACCGTCATCTACTGCGGCGACGGTCCCACACCCGAGGACATGATCGGGTACGAGGACCTCCTCGCCGCGCACGAGCCCGTCGCGGACACCCGCACCGGTGGCGCCAGCCTGCTAGGCGTCTTCTACACGGGAGGAACCACCGGAAATCCCAAGGGCGTCATGCTGTCTCATGACAATGTGCTGACCTCGGCGATGGGGTCGCTATCCACCGGAAACTTCCTCACCCGTGACGGCCGACTGCTGCACTCGGCGCCGATGTTCCACATGGCCGACTTCAGTGCCGTCCTCGCGGGGAACCTCTCGGGTTCCACGCACGTAATCGTCCCGTCGTTCACTCCACAGGGGGTGCTGGACGCCATCGTTGAGCACGATGTCCAGGACATGCTGTTGGTGCCCACCATGATCCAGATGCTGGTCGATCATCCAGCGGCCGCACAGCTCGACCTCAGTGGTATCCGCGGAATCGTCTACGGCGCCTCGGTCATCTCCGAGGCAGTGCTGCAACGCGCCAAACACGTGTTCCCCAACGCGCGATTCACCCAGGCCTACGGCATGACCGAGGTGTCCCCCGTCGCGACGCTGCTGCTTCCCGACGATCATGACGACCCCGCGCTGCTGCGCTCGGCGGGACGCGCGGCCCCCCATTGCGAGGTGATGATCGTCGACTCCAGCGGAGACACCGACACCGAAGTCCCACGCGGCGAAATCGGCGAAGTGGTCGTCAAGGGCGACAACGTCATGCTCGGCTACTGGGAGCTACCCGAGGAGTCTGCGGCCGCCGCCCGGGACGGATGGATGCACACCGGCGACGCCGGGCGGATGGATGAACGCGGGTACGTCTACATCGTCGATCGCATCAAGGACATGGTGGTGACCGGCGGCGAGAACGTCTACTCGGCCGAGGTAGAGAACGCGCTGGCCAAGCATCCGGCGGTAGCGGCGTGCGCGGTGATCGGCATCCCCGACGAACGGTGGGGTGAACGCGTGCATGCCGTCGTCGTCACACAGACGCAATCCGAGTGCTGCGGCGAGGATCTCCAGGAGCACTGCCGCGAACACATCGCCAACTACAAGGTGCCGCGCAGCTTCGAGTTCGTGGACGAGCTCCCGTTGTCCGGTGCGGGCAAGATCCTCAAGCGCGTGCTCCGCCAGAAGTACTGGGATACCCGCGATGCAGGCGTCTCCTAACAAGACCTCATAATCGTGCATAGGTAGTCGTCAGAGGCACTCTTGGCCCCTTGACCACGCACTTTTAGAACGCGTTTCACTTTTTCCGTAAAGCCGCTATCCTCGTCCACGAGAGTGATCTGGTTCACGTGTATCTGGAAGGACTAGCCAGTCAATGAAGACAAAAGGCGCGCTGATTCGCGAGCTCAACAAGCCGATCGTCGTCGAAGAGATCACCTTCGGTGATCCGGCCGAGGGCGAAGTTCAGGTCCAGTTACACGCCGCCGGCATGTGCCACTCCGACTACCACGTGCTGACCGGTGCCACCCCGATGGAGCTGCCGGTGCTGCCCGGCCACGAGGGTGCGGGCATCGTCACCAAGGTGGGCAAGGGCGTCACCTCCGTCCAAGAGGGTGACCACGTCATCTTCGCCTTCATCCCGGCCTGCGGTAAGTGCCCACCGTGTATGCGCGGCTACCGGTCCCTGTGTGACCGAGGCGCAATCCTGCTGGGCGGCAAGGCCATTGCCGACGGCACCAACCGCATCCACGCAGGTGACACCCCCGTCTCCGCGATGAACCTGCTCGGCACCTTCTCGCCGTACGCCGTGGTGCACGAAGATTCCGTCGTCAAGATCGACGACAGTGTGCCCTTCGAGTCGGCCGCACTGCTCGGCTGCGCCGTGCCCACCGGCTTCGGCTCTGCCACCAACATCGCCGAGGTCAGGCCCGGCGAGGACGTCATCGTCATCGGTGTGGGCGGAATCGGCATGAGCGCCCTGCAGGGCGCCGTCGTCTCCGGCGCCCGCTACGTCATCGCGATCGACCCGGTGCCGTGGAAGCGTGAGCAGGCCCTCAAGTTCGGTGCCACCCATGTCTACGCCTCGATGGCCGAGGCCATCATGCCGGTTATGGACCTGACCTGGGGCATCATGGCACAGAAGACCATCATCACGGTCGGCGAGATGAAGGGCGAATACGTCGAAGAGGCCATGATCCTCACCGCCAAGACCGGCACCTGCGTGGTCACCGGTATGGGCGCGATGGTCGATGTGGATGTGAAGTTCAACCTGTTCCTCTTCACGATGCTGCAGAAGACG is a window from the Mycobacteroides salmoniphilum genome containing:
- a CDS encoding acyl-CoA synthetase encodes the protein MQFTQWLHRALQQDPNRPITIYQGRERTVEQFADRVARLAGALRALGVRPGDRVGMLSLNSDRYVEYLTAAPWLGAALNAVNIRWSLAEIGYSLRESGTRVLFVDDAFKAAAAPLRAACACLDTVIYCGDGPTPEDMIGYEDLLAAHEPVADTRTGGASLLGVFYTGGTTGNPKGVMLSHDNVLTSAMGSLSTGNFLTRDGRLLHSAPMFHMADFSAVLAGNLSGSTHVIVPSFTPQGVLDAIVEHDVQDMLLVPTMIQMLVDHPAAAQLDLSGIRGIVYGASVISEAVLQRAKHVFPNARFTQAYGMTEVSPVATLLLPDDHDDPALLRSAGRAAPHCEVMIVDSSGDTDTEVPRGEIGEVVVKGDNVMLGYWELPEESAAAARDGWMHTGDAGRMDERGYVYIVDRIKDMVVTGGENVYSAEVENALAKHPAVAACAVIGIPDERWGERVHAVVVTQTQSECCGEDLQEHCREHIANYKVPRSFEFVDELPLSGAGKILKRVLRQKYWDTRDAGVS
- a CDS encoding NDMA-dependent alcohol dehydrogenase: MKTKGALIRELNKPIVVEEITFGDPAEGEVQVQLHAAGMCHSDYHVLTGATPMELPVLPGHEGAGIVTKVGKGVTSVQEGDHVIFAFIPACGKCPPCMRGYRSLCDRGAILLGGKAIADGTNRIHAGDTPVSAMNLLGTFSPYAVVHEDSVVKIDDSVPFESAALLGCAVPTGFGSATNIAEVRPGEDVIVIGVGGIGMSALQGAVVSGARYVIAIDPVPWKREQALKFGATHVYASMAEAIMPVMDLTWGIMAQKTIITVGEMKGEYVEEAMILTAKTGTCVVTGMGAMVDVDVKFNLFLFTMLQKTLKGNIFGGGTTHTETPRLVGLYKQGLLKIDEMVTSTYSLEQINDGYQDMLDGKNIRGVIKYTEADW